From Humidesulfovibrio mexicanus:
CAGACTCAGGGTGTGGTTGAGAAAGTCATACCAGCGGGCAATGCGGCCGAACATGGCCGCCACCTGCCTGCCGTGGAGCCGGTCTTTCTGGGCCAGCTCCTGATCCGTGGAATGCGGCATGGCCTAGGCGTCCTTCTTCCCCGGCGCGGCCGTTTGCGCGCCGCCGCTCACGGTGCGCAGGACCTCGGAATATATCTCCGCGAAATGCTCGGCGAAATTGGCAGGAGAGATGCGGCCCACCTCGATGAACTTGACCACGATCTCCTTGGCCACCTGCAGGGCCTGCTTCTCCAGCGAATCCATGCCCGCTCCCTTGCGCTTTCCGGACGCGCAGGCCCGGCTTGACTGTCTGAAAACCCGCCCGGTGGGAAATGGTCGCGACCGCACCACGCGGGAGACCCCGGGCGGGAAGGAGGAAAAAACCTGCGAGGCCCCTCCCCCCTTGTTTGGTGGTTAGCCCTACCACGCCGCCCCCCCCTTCGTCGAGTGCGGCGCGCAGGGAATACCGCCCTGCGTGCGGACGCAAAAAGGCCGCCCCCGGAATGGAGGCGGCCCCTTGGTGTTGATCGGCGCGCGCGCTATTCGTCGCGCATACTGGCGGCCAGCGCGGCGATCTCCTCGCGGATGACGCGGGCGGCCTCGCGCGGCACCGCGCGAGAGATCTCGGAGAAGATCTCGCGGTCCAGCTGGGCCTGGCGGTCCTCCACCACGGCAAGACGCTCCGCAGCCCCGGCGACGGCCTTCTCGGCCCCTTCCACGCGCGCCCCAAGCGCCTGTGCGGCGTCGGATGCCGCACGGGCCTCCTCGCGCGCAGCGTTGGCCTCGCGGTCGGCCTCGGCCAGGCGGGACTCCAGTCCGGCCTCCAACTGCGAACGCAGGGCCGTGAGTTCCTCGCGCAGGGCGCCCGCCTCTTCCTGCGAGGCGTGCAAGCGCGCTTCCAGGTCGGAAAGGGCGCGCTCGCGCTCGGCCAGCTGCCCTTCAAGGCGCACCACGGCAACGCTGCTGCCGGTGACCTGCAGGGCCAGTTCGGCCAGACGCTGCTCAATGGCTGCAAGGGCCTCCCCGGACAAGGCGGCGGGGGCCGCCGGGCTTTCGGAAGCGGCAAAGGCCGCTCCAGCGGCCACAACGCCGAGGGCGGCGTCGGCCAGGGGGAGCACCGGCTCCTCAAGCATTGGCTCCTCAAGCGCCGGTTCTTCAAGCGCCGATTCGGACGCCTCCGCCAGCGGCTCCGCTTCGGGCGCGGCGAAAGCGGCGGGGGCCAGTTCGGCCTCAGGCGCGACTTCAAGCTCGGCCTCAGGCTCGACTTCGGGCTCGACTTCGGGTTCGACTTCGGGTTCGACTTCGGGCGCGGCTTCGGGTTCGACTTCAAGACCGGCCACCGGAGCGGTCCCGGGCGCGGCCAGCTCGTCGAGCAAGGCCTGGGGGTCGAGGGAGCGTTCGGGCTCCGGTTCCCCGGCGGAACTCTCAATGCCTTCCATGAGGCCGCTCATGTCCAGGTCGCCGGAATCAAGGATGGTCTCCAGCCCGGCTGGCGCCACGGCTTCCGCGGACTCGTCCAGATCCGGCAGGGACAGGTTCAGATCCCCGCCAAGGTCGGCGGGCTCCTGCTCCGGCGCAAGGTCGCGACCCGGCTCGGGGTCGGAAAGATCAGGCAGGGTGAGGCCCAGCAGATCATCATCCGCCACGGCTGCGTCCGGGTGCTCCGCGACCTCGGCTTCCGGCGTTGCGGCAGCGCTCTCTTCCACCAGATCGCCCAGCGAAAGCTCCAGCAGATCCTCGGCGGGTTCGGCAGGCTCGACTGGCTGGGCGGCCGACACGGCGGCGGCCTGTCCCGCGGCGGGAACGTCCAGGGTCTCCAGCAGATCGGCCATGTCGGTGCTGTCCAGTGGCTCGGGCGCGGCAGGCTGGGCAGGCGCGGCGGCTTTCTCCCCCAGGCCGGAAATCAGGTCATCCAGCCCGGCCAGGTCGATGCCGCCGTCCTTGCCGCCGGACACATCCTCCGGCGGGGACAGCAAGTCCGAACCCGCGCCCTCGGCAAAGGCGGACAGATCAAGGATGTCGTCATCCCCATCGGCAGAGGCATCCTCCACCAAGTCGCCCAGGGAAAGTTCCAGCAGCTCGTCCTCCGGTTCGGAGACAGGCGCGGAAGCGGGCGCAACGGCAGGATCCGGCGCGGGGCCACCCACAGGCGGAGCGGACGCGGGCGTCTCGTCCGCAGCGGCGAGCTCCTCGGCGAAGAGGGCTTCGAGCTCTTTTTCAAAATCGCTCTCGCTGGCCGTTGGTTTTTTCCCCGAGGCCTTCATGTCGAGGGCGTCAAGGTCCAGGGCGTCGTCGGGAGCTCGAGAAGTCGGCGGCATGGGCTTCGCCTCCGGGAGTTAAAAAAAGGGGGCCGCTTGCGCAACCCCCTTGGTGAGCGGGCGTCCTGCTAGGCCTTCGGGTGGCACTTGTCGCAGGCGGTGGGAACGTTGGGCTTCTCGGCCTTCTTGGCCTTGTGGCAGCCCAGGCAGGACTTGGGATTGTTGCCGTGGAACGCGGCGTAATAGGAATCCTTGCCCTGCTTGGCGGTCAGGTTGTCGTGGCAGCCCTTGGTGTCGCAGCTGGCAAACTCGCTGCCCTTGGCGTCCTTCTTGTGGTGGCAATCGGCGCACTTCACGGCACCGTGCTTGCTGTGGGGGAACTTCACCAGCGACTTGGTCATCTTCATGCCCGCAGGGGCCTTGAAGACAAAGCTGTCAGCCGGGGCCTTGGGGGCCGCGTACAGGGGCAGCGCCAGGGCGCAGCCCAGGGCGGCGACGACCAGACTCATAAAGAGAGAACGTTTCATGCTCCTCAATCCTCCTTCTTCACATGCGTGGGAACTCCACTCTACCACTAGCCTTGGGAAGCCTCCCCCGTGTAACGGGGGAACATTCCGAGACGAACACTTAAGCAAATACTCCCAAAACGCGTTCCCTGGCAAGGGAGGGTGCGCACTTTTCCGGGATTTTTTTCACGATCCCGGCGCCGCAGCCCCCCCGGCAAGCGCATATTTTCCCGCATAGCCGCGCGGGGTCAGCAGCCGCCCCCCGACCAGCCTCGTGGAGGCGTTGCCCACCAGCACGATGCTCTGCATGTCCACGGCTTGCGGGTCCAGCGCGTCCAGCGTGGTGGCCAGAATCTCCTGCCCCGGCCGGAAGGCCCGCTTCACCAGGCCGACCGGCGTGCCGCCGGGCTTGTGCGCCCGCAGCAGCTCAAGGGCCCTGGGCAGTTGGTCCGTGCGCCTGCCGGAACGGGGATTGTAGAGCACCACCACGAAGTCGGCCCCGGCCGCCGCCGCCAGCCGCCGCTCGATCTGCTCCCAGGGGGTGAGCAGGTCGGAGAGGCTCACCACGGCGAAGTCGTGCATGAGCGGAGCGCCCAAAAGCGCAGCCGCCGCGCACAGGGCCGGAATGCCCGGCACCACCTCGAAGTCCACCTGCCCGAGCAGGCCGCGCGCCTCCAGGAGTTCCAGCACCAGCCCGGCCATGGCGTACACGCCCGCGTCGCCGCTGGAGACCACCGCCGTCTCCACGCCGGAAACGGCCAGGTCGATGGCCGCATTGCAGCGCTCCACCTCGCCGGTCATGCCCGTGGAAAGCACCTGCCTGCCCTCCAGCAGCTCCGGCTCCAGCAGGCCTATGTAGCCCTTGTAGCCCACGATGGCGCGGGCCCGCAGGAGCGCCTGCCTGGCCATGGGCGGCAGCAAGGCCGCGTCTCCGGGCCCAAGCCCGACAACCGTGATGCGCCTGTTCACTCACTCTCCTTTCACGGGCAGAAGCGCCACCGCACAGGTGACGCCCTCGCCCTTGACCTTGTCCACCAGCGGAGCCGGAGCTCCGGAGAGCAGCAAGGCCGCCGCCTCGCACACGCTCCCGGACCCCACGCGCCGCTTGACCGTCTCGGACTGCCCGGCGGCCTCCACCGCCGCCAGGGCCTCCACCTCGAAAAATACAACTTCCGGGCCAAGGGCCGCAGCCGCCGCACAAATACCCGGATCCTCTCGTTTTATGACCGCAGTGCCCACCCGGCCGATGCTCTGCCGGGCCAGGCCGTGCTGCGCAAACACGTGCGCAACGTGCGCAAGAATTTCCCGCTCCCCCACGCCCCGGCGGCTTCCCAGGCCCAGGCACAGGCAGCGCGGATAGGCGCGGAAGGTTCCCGGATACGCCCCCCCCGCCTGCCAATGGCACCACACCCCCGGCGCGTCCGGGGCCCAGTGCGCTGGCGCGGTCGCGACAAGCAGCCCCCCTGCGTCGTCGCCGCAAAGCAGCCGTCCCTCGGGGTCGTAGCACTGCACCGGGCGTCCCTCCAGCAATGCGGCCGAGACGGCCTTCACCGCGCGGGCGTTTTCCACAGCCATGCCCTTGGCCGCGGCCAATTCGTCCACGCCGGGCAGGCAAGCCGCATCGGTGCCGGTGGTGATGACGGCGGTGGCTCCGGTCAGCCGCGCCAGTTCGCGCGCAAGCTCGTTGGCTCCGCCCACATGGCCGGAGACCAGGCTCACGGCGAAGCGCCCGGCCAGGTCCAGCACGGCCACGGCCGGGTCGCGCGCCTTGTCCTGCAAGTGCGGGGCAACGGCGCGCACGGCGATGCCCGTGGCCGCCACGAACACATGCCGCCGGTGCTGGCGGAACACGCGGGCCATGTGCGCGGCCAGCCCGGCAAAAGGCGCCACGCCCTCGCGCCCGGCGGCGAGCCGCGCAGGGGCGTAGACACGCGCGTCCAGATCCGGGGCGATGCGCAGGGCCAGATCAAGGCCCTGGGCGCTCAAGGCGTGGATGGCTGTTTCCGGTGGGGAGGCCACGGCGTTCAGAGGCGCTTCTCGGCCCAGATGATGAACACCGGGTTCTGGGCGCGCAGCATGAAGTCCCCGGCCAAACGGTCGGCGTGGCTGGCCTGCAGCTGGGTGACGCCGAAGTTCCAGTTGTGGGACTGGAAATACTCCTTCACGCGCATGAGAGTGTCCAGCAGGATGGCGTGGGCCACGATGCGGCCGCCGGGCTTGAGCCTGCGGCAGGCATGGGCCAGGGTGCGGGTGTTCTCGCCCAGGCCGCCGCCAATGAACACGCGGTCCGGGTCGGGCAGCTCCACCAGGCTCTCGGGCATCTCGCCCTGCACGGTCTCCACCAGCCAGGCCCCGATGCGCCGCACGTTCTCGCGGATCATGGCCGCGCGGCGCGGCTCGCGCTCCACGGCGAACACGCGGCCCTCATGGGCCAGGTGCGAGGCCTCAATGGCCACGGAGCCGCAGCCCGCGCCCAGATCCCAGACCACGGAATCGGGCAGCAGGCCCAGCATGGACAGCCCGGCCGCGCGCACGGCCTGCTTGGTGATGAGGCTCTTCTCGTGGAAGTAGTAGTGGTCAGGGATGCCCAGCATCAGCGGGATCTCCGGCGGCGCGGTGCGCTCCACCAGCACCAGGTTCAGGTCGGAAAAGGGCAGGTCCCAGGCCTCTTCCATGCGCAGGCGGCGGGCGGTTTCGCCGGGGGTGCCCAGATTTTCCAAAACGACGAGTTGGGCGTCCACCACGCCGCGCTCCAGAAGCGCCTGGGCCACCGCCGCCGGGCCTCGCTCGGGGTCGGTGAACACGGCGATGCGCTCAAAGCGGGCCAGGGCGGCGAAAAGCGGCGTGAAGTCGCTTCTGCCGTGCAGGGAGACCACGCGCACGTCGTGCCAGGGCAGGCCCACGCGCGCGGCGGCCATCTGCAGGGTGCACAGGTTGGGGTGCACCACCACGCGGGCCGCGCCCAGCGCCTCGATGAGCCGCTTGCCCAGGCCGAAGAACAGCGGATCGCCGTC
This genomic window contains:
- the cbiE gene encoding precorrin-6y C5,15-methyltransferase (decarboxylating) subunit CbiE, which encodes MFEKRQNPVHVVGLRPGDLTPPPGVEDILARAQVLVAGRRLLDAAPRCCRPERDIPVAGALSPILDEIARERAAGKAVVVLADGDPLFFGLGKRLIEALGAARVVVHPNLCTLQMAAARVGLPWHDVRVVSLHGRSDFTPLFAALARFERIAVFTDPERGPAAVAQALLERGVVDAQLVVLENLGTPGETARRLRMEEAWDLPFSDLNLVLVERTAPPEIPLMLGIPDHYYFHEKSLITKQAVRAAGLSMLGLLPDSVVWDLGAGCGSVAIEASHLAHEGRVFAVEREPRRAAMIRENVRRIGAWLVETVQGEMPESLVELPDPDRVFIGGGLGENTRTLAHACRRLKPGGRIVAHAILLDTLMRVKEYFQSHNWNFGVTQLQASHADRLAGDFMLRAQNPVFIIWAEKRL
- a CDS encoding cytochrome c3 family protein; this translates as MKRSLFMSLVVAALGCALALPLYAAPKAPADSFVFKAPAGMKMTKSLVKFPHSKHGAVKCADCHHKKDAKGSEFASCDTKGCHDNLTAKQGKDSYYAAFHGNNPKSCLGCHKAKKAEKPNVPTACDKCHPKA
- a CDS encoding cobalt-precorrin 5A hydrolase, producing the protein MASPPETAIHALSAQGLDLALRIAPDLDARVYAPARLAAGREGVAPFAGLAAHMARVFRQHRRHVFVAATGIAVRAVAPHLQDKARDPAVAVLDLAGRFAVSLVSGHVGGANELARELARLTGATAVITTGTDAACLPGVDELAAAKGMAVENARAVKAVSAALLEGRPVQCYDPEGRLLCGDDAGGLLVATAPAHWAPDAPGVWCHWQAGGAYPGTFRAYPRCLCLGLGSRRGVGEREILAHVAHVFAQHGLARQSIGRVGTAVIKREDPGICAAAAALGPEVVFFEVEALAAVEAAGQSETVKRRVGSGSVCEAAALLLSGAPAPLVDKVKGEGVTCAVALLPVKGE
- the cobJ gene encoding precorrin-3B C(17)-methyltransferase encodes the protein MNRRITVVGLGPGDAALLPPMARQALLRARAIVGYKGYIGLLEPELLEGRQVLSTGMTGEVERCNAAIDLAVSGVETAVVSSGDAGVYAMAGLVLELLEARGLLGQVDFEVVPGIPALCAAAALLGAPLMHDFAVVSLSDLLTPWEQIERRLAAAAGADFVVVLYNPRSGRRTDQLPRALELLRAHKPGGTPVGLVKRAFRPGQEILATTLDALDPQAVDMQSIVLVGNASTRLVGGRLLTPRGYAGKYALAGGAAAPGS